From a single Callithrix jacchus isolate 240 chromosome 5, calJac240_pri, whole genome shotgun sequence genomic region:
- the NEK8 gene encoding serine/threonine-protein kinase Nek8 isoform X12, with translation MEKYERIRVVGRGAFGIVHLCLRKADQKLVIIKQIPVEQMTKDERQAAQNECQVLKLLNHPNVIEYYENFLEDKALMIAMEYAPGGTLAEFIQKRCNSLLEEETILHFFVQILLALHHVHTHLILHRDLKTQNILLDKHRMVVKIGDFGISKILSSKSKAYTVVGTPCYISPELCEGKPYNQKSDIWALGCVLYELASLKRAFEAANLPALVLKIMSGTFAPISDRYSPELRQLVLSLLSLEPAQRPPLSHIMAQPLCIRALLNLHTDVGSVRMRRPVQGEQAILGSRVWAPNGSTGGLGQRGTWVSPPSLQVGMSGESLFLGPRLSRRVEKSVTPGSTGSRTTSVRCRGVPRGPVRPAIPPPLSSVYTWGGGLGTPLRLPMLNTEVVQVAAGRTQKAGITRSGRLILWEAPPLGAGGGTLLPGAVEQPQPQFISRFLEGQSGVTIKHVACGDFFTACLTDRGIIMTFGSGSNGCLGHGSLTDISQPTIVEALLGYEMVQVACGASHVLALSTERELFAWGRGDGGRLGLGTRESHSCPQQVPMPLGQEAQRVVCGIDSSMILTVPGQALACGSNRG, from the exons GATTGTGCACCTGTGCCTACGAAAGGCTGACCAGAAGCTGGTGATCATCAAGCAGATCCCAGTGGAACAGATGACCAAGGATGAGCGACAGGCAGCCCAGAATGAGTGCCAGGTCCTCAAGCTGCTGAACCACCCCAATGTCATTGAGTACTACGAGAACTTCCTGGAAGACAAAGCCCTCATGATCGCCATGGAATATGCACCAG GTGGCACCCTGGCTGAGTTCATCCAAAAGCGCTGCAATTCCCTGCTGGAGGAGGAGACCATCCTGCACTTCTTTGTGCAGATCCTGCTTGCACTGCATCATGTGCACACCCACCTCATCCTGCACCGAGACCTCAAGACCCAGAACATCCTTCTTGACAAACACCGCATGGTCGTCAAGATTGGGGATTTTGGCATCTCCAAGATCCTTAGCAGCAAGAGCAAGGCCTACACG GTGGTGGGTACCCCATGCTACATCTCCCCTGAGCTGTGCGAGGGCAAGCCCTATAACCAGAAGAGTGACATCTGGGCCCTGGGCTGTGTCCTCTACGAGCTGGCCAGCCTCAAGAGGGCTTTTGAAGCTGCG AACCTGCCAGCCCTGGTGCTGAAGATCATGAGCGGCACCTTTGCACCCATCTCTGACCGGTACAGCCCCGAGCTGCGCCAGCTGGTCCTGAGTCTACTCAGCCTGGAGCCTGCCCAGCGGCCCCCACTCAGCCACATCATGGCACAGCCCCTCTGCATTCGTGCCCTCCTCAACCTCCACACCGACGTGGGCAGTGTCCGCATGCGGAGGCCTGTGCAGGGAGAGCAAGCGATCCTGGGCAGCAGGGTGTGGGCACCCAATGGGAGCACAGGAGGCCTGGGGCAGAGGGGCACCTGGGTGAGTCCTCCCTCCCTGCAGGTAGGAATGTCAGGAGAGTCTTTGTTCTTAGGCCCCCGTCTGTCCCGCAGGGTGGAGAAGTCTGTGACCCCTGGCAGCACAGGGAGCAGGACCACCAGTGTCCGCTGCAGAG GTGTCCCCCGGGGACCTGTGAGGCCAGCCATCCCACCACCACTGTCGTCAGTGTACACCTGGGGTGGTGGGCTGGGCACCCCCCTGCGGCTGCCAATGCTCAACACAGAGGTGGTCCAGGTGGCAGCTGGGCGTACGCAGAAAGCTGGCATCACACGCTCTGGGCGTCTCATCCTGTGGGAG GCCCCACCCCTAGGTGCAGGCGGAGGCACCCTCCTTCCTGGGGCAGTGGAGCAGCCACAGCCCCAGTTCATCTCGCGCTTCCTGGAGGGCCAGTCAGGCGTGACCATCAAGCACGTGGCCTGCGGGGACTTCTTCACCGCCTGCCTGACGG ACCGAGGCATCATCATGACCTTTGGCAGTGGCAGCAATGGGTGCCTAGGCCATGGCAGCCTCACTGACATCAGCCAG CCCACCATTGTGGAGGCCTTGCTTGGCTATGAGATGGTGCAGGTGGCCTGTGGGGCCTCTCACGTGCTGGCCTTGTCCACTGAGCGAGAACTATTTGCGTGGGGCCGTGGAGATGGGG GGAGACTGGGACTAGGCACCAGGGAGTCCCACAGCTGCCCCCAGCAGGTGCCCATGCCCCTGGGACAGGAAGCTCAGCGAGTTGTATGTGGCATCGACTCCTCCATGAtcctcactgtgcctggccaagcccTGGCCTGTGGAAGCAACAG AGGGTGA
- the NEK8 gene encoding serine/threonine-protein kinase Nek8 isoform X11, with product MEKYERIRVVGRGAFGIVHLCLRKADQKLVIIKQIPVEQMTKDERQAAQNECQVLKLLNHPNVIEYYENFLEDKALMIAMEYAPGGTLAEFIQKRCNSLLEEETILHFFVQILLALHHVHTHLILHRDLKTQNILLDKHRMVVKIGDFGISKILSSKSKAYTVVGTPCYISPELCEGKPYNQKSDIWALGCVLYELASLKRAFEAANLPALVLKIMSGTFAPISDRYSPELRQLVLSLLSLEPAQRPPLSHIMAQPLCIRALLNLHTDVGSVRMRRVEKSVTPGSTGSRTTSVRCRGVPRGPVRPAIPPPLSSVYTWGGGLGTPLRLPMLNTEVVQVAAGRTQKAGITRSGRLILWEAPPLGAGGGTLLPGAVEQPQPQFISRFLEGQSGVTIKHVACGDFFTACLTDRGIIMTFGSGSNGCLGHGSLTDISQPTIVEALLGYEMVQVACGASHVLALSTERELFAWGRGDGGRLGLGTRESHSCPQQVPMPLGQEAQRVVCGIDSSMILTVPGQALACGSNRFNKLGLDHLSLGEEPVLHQQVEEALSFTPLGSAPLDREPLLSVDLGTAHSAAVTEGEVYSWGKGARGRLGRRDEDAGFPRPVQLDETHPYTVTSVSCCHGNTLLAVRPVTDEPVPP from the exons GATTGTGCACCTGTGCCTACGAAAGGCTGACCAGAAGCTGGTGATCATCAAGCAGATCCCAGTGGAACAGATGACCAAGGATGAGCGACAGGCAGCCCAGAATGAGTGCCAGGTCCTCAAGCTGCTGAACCACCCCAATGTCATTGAGTACTACGAGAACTTCCTGGAAGACAAAGCCCTCATGATCGCCATGGAATATGCACCAG GTGGCACCCTGGCTGAGTTCATCCAAAAGCGCTGCAATTCCCTGCTGGAGGAGGAGACCATCCTGCACTTCTTTGTGCAGATCCTGCTTGCACTGCATCATGTGCACACCCACCTCATCCTGCACCGAGACCTCAAGACCCAGAACATCCTTCTTGACAAACACCGCATGGTCGTCAAGATTGGGGATTTTGGCATCTCCAAGATCCTTAGCAGCAAGAGCAAGGCCTACACG GTGGTGGGTACCCCATGCTACATCTCCCCTGAGCTGTGCGAGGGCAAGCCCTATAACCAGAAGAGTGACATCTGGGCCCTGGGCTGTGTCCTCTACGAGCTGGCCAGCCTCAAGAGGGCTTTTGAAGCTGCG AACCTGCCAGCCCTGGTGCTGAAGATCATGAGCGGCACCTTTGCACCCATCTCTGACCGGTACAGCCCCGAGCTGCGCCAGCTGGTCCTGAGTCTACTCAGCCTGGAGCCTGCCCAGCGGCCCCCACTCAGCCACATCATGGCACAGCCCCTCTGCATTCGTGCCCTCCTCAACCTCCACACCGACGTGGGCAGTGTCCGCATGCGGAG GGTGGAGAAGTCTGTGACCCCTGGCAGCACAGGGAGCAGGACCACCAGTGTCCGCTGCAGAG GTGTCCCCCGGGGACCTGTGAGGCCAGCCATCCCACCACCACTGTCGTCAGTGTACACCTGGGGTGGTGGGCTGGGCACCCCCCTGCGGCTGCCAATGCTCAACACAGAGGTGGTCCAGGTGGCAGCTGGGCGTACGCAGAAAGCTGGCATCACACGCTCTGGGCGTCTCATCCTGTGGGAG GCCCCACCCCTAGGTGCAGGCGGAGGCACCCTCCTTCCTGGGGCAGTGGAGCAGCCACAGCCCCAGTTCATCTCGCGCTTCCTGGAGGGCCAGTCAGGCGTGACCATCAAGCACGTGGCCTGCGGGGACTTCTTCACCGCCTGCCTGACGG ACCGAGGCATCATCATGACCTTTGGCAGTGGCAGCAATGGGTGCCTAGGCCATGGCAGCCTCACTGACATCAGCCAG CCCACCATTGTGGAGGCCTTGCTTGGCTATGAGATGGTGCAGGTGGCCTGTGGGGCCTCTCACGTGCTGGCCTTGTCCACTGAGCGAGAACTATTTGCGTGGGGCCGTGGAGATGGGG GGAGACTGGGACTAGGCACCAGGGAGTCCCACAGCTGCCCCCAGCAGGTGCCCATGCCCCTGGGACAGGAAGCTCAGCGAGTTGTATGTGGCATCGACTCCTCCATGAtcctcactgtgcctggccaagcccTGGCCTGTGGAAGCAACAG ATTCAACAAGCTGGGCCTGGACCATCTCTCCCTGGGGGAGGAGCCTGTTCTCCACCAGCAGGTGGAGGAGGCCCTGAGCTTCACACCACTAGGCTCTGCACCCCTGGACCGGGAGCCCCTGCTGAGTGTAGACCTGGGCACTGCTCACTCAGCTGCTGTGACTG AGGGTGAAGTGTACTCTTGGGGCAAAGGGGCCCGAGGTCGACTGGGAAGGAGGGATGAAGATGCTGGATTCCCTCGGCCAGTGCAACTGGATGAGACACACCCTTACACGGTGACTTCCGTGTCCTGTTGCCATGGAAACACCCTCCTGGCTGTTCGCC CGGTCACAGATGAGCCAGTCCCCCCGTGA